ATTTCGTGACCTGCGCCAAACAAAACCTTcagccaaaccatcaacggttttatGCCGAGAGTTGAATCCTGTATACTGAAACTATTGACGGTTTCATTGAAATGGTCAATGGTTTGATACCGAGAGCAAAATGTCTATAATATTGTTGACCAATCCGTTGATGCTTTGATCTTGCAACCAGCCTCCTTGTTTTTAGCATCACTAAGCTTTTTCcggtgcatgtgttccactcaaatatgagtcaTATCTCTAACAGATTACATAACTTTGTACTTTAATCTCAAATGATAGGTTAGCCAATAACGTAATTACATACCCACATAAGGCTATAGACATGCAATTGCTCGTAATTATGTGCATATTCAAGTTGAATTGTTCACAATTACAAAATTATGCACGTAAATTtctaaataataatatcaattgtgtaattatataatttaatttcaaaaatgatATAAATAAAAAGTACTATAGTTGCATACCTACATAATTACGAACATACGTATAATGAATCAATATTATCTAATTAATTACATGCACGAATATTAATTGGTTTGGATAACTGAACCAAATCAATTTCGTACTTAGAATAATTTGTAATTGCGTAAATATTCTAACCAAACTGTCCATAAATACATTACCTACATAAATATTCAAATGATAATATTAGTTGCATAATCTTGATATAGTTTTAAATATGGAGCATTAAATCAACTACTACTACAATTAATTAGGTTAGAAACACGTTCCCATATTTGTTTGAGCACCAGAACCTTTaacaaatattttgaaactccTATTTGTAACttctcaaaaaaataataactCATTATGAAAAGTacttaaattaaaaatttgtgtTGATAAGTAATATTTGACTTatacttaaataaatatttattaaaaaaatatttttcaaaactaattttatatttagaaaaataagtattttttgaaaaaaaaaattctgaaaaaagTACTATTTGAAAAAGTTTGGCTACCATATGATGCCAACCTGACCCATTGACCCGAAACCTCAACTATCAAGAGAGTGGTCCGAGTCCGGAATGGGTCCATTGGTCGGGTCTACCCAACAGCTTTTTTTGACTTTCTCCATATCGCCGCCgcgcccatttttttttttttttaaggaagggcggtacctccatttatttattgataaaccttcacttttggcggaggaataccgtggttacaagacaatcaatgagagataacaaaagacaaaggttaaaaatctcccaaagaacaacaccaacatccagccaaaaccgaattacaagtccaaacaaaacaaaacaaattaggacctacaaaacaaaactcacacaacataacaaaataaaagaaaaacagtaaaaagcatgagcaaaaaccaaaagatatcagctaaacatacctcatataagtcatacacatcttctccaatttatacaaaccattgctaactttagggagttgactactatttgtaaacaaactattcctccccatagcaccttgtcgagccaagacatctgctactttgttcccttccctatacgaatgatttatcgaaaaatccactccctccaataaaccaataagctgctcccaaaaatcccacaaataccacaatgaaCACTTCCTGACTCTAATctaattaactacaatattcgaatcacttcaatatcgatacaggtatgacccaactatttgcaaatctttatttcttccaacacagctctcaattcagctaaTCAAATACAAAAGAACCGCCGCGCCcatttttcatttgaaaaatccgCCGATTCACGCCCCTTCTCTGCACCCAACCCAGATTCGCCGACTTTCGCCGACTTACGCCCCTCATTCGCCGGTAGGTATGGCATTTTGTCCTCGATCGCCGTCGGTGGGGAGGGAGAACCTGCCGGCTAGATCCAGCCGGCGAGGCGGGGTTTATTGGACGAGCGTGTTGCCTTCTTGGTACCCAAGAACGCCTCTCCGAGACATTACAGCTATCGTGCGGGTATATTTCACCTTCTTTATCGCTTGTTCTTTTAGCATTCCTGAACTATTGCGTATGCTTCTGAAACATTTATTGCGTTAATCAAGATCTTAAAATTGGTAAAAGATACTTTTGAGTGCTGATCAAAGTGTGCCGACACCCCTTTCTTCCTTATTTGATCAATTGTAGTTTaattttttcctcatttgaaGACCTTTAGTTGAATGTTGATTGGGTCTTTTGTTGGTGGGAATGTAAAAGAATTGAATTTGTCACTGATTTCTAGACGTTTTCCAGTCAAAattttttgtttcattcattCCCAGCCCATTCTATACCGTTAACTAAACATGACGCTAATTACTTGTgttagtttctctctctctctctctctctctctctctctctctctctctctctctctctctctctttttgtttCACATTCTGCCTATTTTTGCCCGCAAAGAAACACAATTCTAAAAGTTGAATCCCAATTCCTACACTGTTTTTGATTATTTTGAACAAGAGAAAGCAAAAGATTCTTGCTGGAGTTGGTTTCAACTATTTGGCTTGGTACCCATTTTGGGAAATCGGAGAAAAATTGGTCATAAGattaaaaaatctcccccttcTAGTCTCCTCAGTATTTTGCAGCAGTCTAAGTTTATAACAGATAAAATCTGCTTGAATCAATTTGCTGTTTGCTCAAATCTTGGGAGAATCATGCTAGAccaatttcatatttattcaatgATCGGAATCAGCAAACAGAATCACTATAGCTTATAGTTATAGTCACATTTTGATTATGTTCCTTGCATTCTTCTTTTCATCTTTGAGTTGACACATTGTTGCGGATAATTTAGTTATCATTCCCTTTTCAGCATTATCACATTTACATTCATTGTGTAGTATAGTTTAGtatcttatttttattatgttatgaTTTTCCAGTCATTGGGCAGTTGCTGCAGTTTGGCTTCTACATCCTGTCAGCGGTGATCAATACTTTTATGCCTTTAAAACAAGTGAATCTATTGGTTTGGATTGAGCCATGGGTGTCCTCTTCCTGTTAATCAAGTTCGATATGCTTGGTTCGAGCATGGAAAATAGGATTAGAGGCCAAAGACATAGCACTGAGATTATCACACCAAAGCGTAGGGGGAGAAGATAATTAAATGCGCAATTCTCATAAAAGCATACGGATCCAATAATTTTCAGTGctaaattttttcttaataaaaGATATCGGCGTTTATTCTGTAGTATCTCACTGCATTTCCCATTTGAAGTTAATAGTGAAATAGAGTAAATGGGATGCTTTTGTGTTTATGTCTCATTAGTTCTTTAATTCCAGTGGTCATTTGTTTGGATTTTGAAGGAGCATATGTTTTGTTGAATCTAATctgaatatattttttattaggCCATTGAAAGGAGAAGAGCTCATCAAGGAGAAATGGAAGACCAAAAAATTGAGAGTCCAACACCTCAGTGCCAAAATATTCTCGGATCTTCTGCTCTCATATCAAGTCCTCATCTCAAGAACAATATTTCTATGATCTCTCCATGTCCTAGTGCTGGAATGAAGCTTGGTACACCGTCTATTTGTAAAATCCCAAAAACCTTGGTTAGTGTCATGGGTCAAACTGCTGAGGCATCAGATTTTCTCACACCTCAAAAGGAATTCCTAAACTCAATTGACACAGTAGGGAAATTAGTAATGGAGGAATTGCAGGAACTCGAGAGAACCCCAAGTGCTAAGAAGGCAGACAAGGAAAAAAGAATGCGCACTTTGATGTCAATGCGCTGATTGCAAAGATTGTTATGTTGTTCAAAGCAATCAAGATTGAGCGAACTCAAATAGAAAGAATTAACAACTAACCTGCGTGGTAAGGTTGATAATCTTCTGATGATTTTCTTGTTCGATACTCAAGATGGTGGAAGATCGCTTTGTATGTGGACCAATCTTCTTGTTCTCTGATTACTTCTTTAAATGTTAAAATCTAGCTTTTGTCTTGGTTAGGATCCGTAGGCACTTTTGCTTGTAAATATCAAACTGCTAAAAGCCTTGGCGTAGGATTATAGGCACATTTGTTTCTACTTAAGGCCTTGAGATAGTGCTAGTAGAGCAGGCAGTTTTTTGAGCCAATGTATAGAAATGTTGCATCTGAACATTCCTTTTACAAATGTCTTTAACTCATGTACCAATTTTTCACCAAGCACAATAAGAAAATTTTGCATTGCACTTTCTTTCCTCTTTGTTTAGTCTTATATTTGTCATGATTACTGTTTGAAATATCAACTAAGAAAATTTTACATTGCATGATGTAATGAGCATTGTTCCAGTAGCAGTTTATAGTTGTTCCTTCGATTTCGAAGTCACCTTTTTCGGATTATGTTGGAAATCGGTACTGACATGAAATGTGAGATGCTTGGCCCTTAagttcttgtagattgatgaaaTTAGTAACTTTAATTTTTTAGCTGTTTGTTTAATGCCTTTACAATCTTTTGGGGTTGCAGTGCAAATGGCTTGCAGATGTTAAATTCAGTTCAAATGCGCTGCAGACGTgaagagaaaaaggaagaaaaatattaaataattcaCCTCTTCGTGTTTGGTTTCAAGGAAAAAGGAGAGAGGAAACAAAATTTATAACAAATTAATAAGTAAGagttcttttttgtttttttgttttaacCTTGCCATTAAtcattgatttttattatttttttaattatatttgaattatACTAGTTTTCAAGACGGCATTATCAACCACTCAGTTATCTCTTGAAGAGAGAATTTCTAGATTCTTTTTATTACCCTGAATGGGTCAGAATCCAAATAATGAATTAGGGCACATAGATTTTGGACTATCTGAATACATACTTTGTAAAACGGTTCATGCATATTTATTGCTTAAGATAACGAGACTTGGTACCTAATTCTAATAAGTACCATTTTTATTGCGaatttcaattgaaaaaaaaGGACTCTTTTGTTAgggaaaatattatattatatatgaattaattcccacaagtaaatcaatggagtaatgcaaaatatgaataaataaaatgagacacaAAATTTAATGTGGTttcctcaaatgttgaggtacgtccacggggcacGGCAGTCCAAATtcactatcaccaaatatgttgtacaaagtggatacaaaaaaCATAAGTCTTACAAATATacaagagtatataaataaatgtagtaagatggaaagctctcaccaaatattctgaacaaaactcccaaagaagagaagagaaagagaaagaaaaaagaaaaaaaaaaagggagaaagaaagaaccaaaagaaagaaaacaaccaCAATAGCACAATCAGAATAACTCAATATGCTATTAATTATATGCAGCCGAAGACAcacgaagaagaagcagcagtagCTTGCTGCAATGAAGAAGATGACCGGCGCTGGTGCGTGGGCGTGCTGCTGGTGCTGGCTGCAGGCATTGGGAGCTGGTGAGGTATCGTGTGTGTAGAAAACAGAATGGAGATAGCAGCATTGAGAGGACTGAAAATCtgaatagagaaaaaaaattggGGGCGGCCACTATTTGCTGAATTGTGCGCATGAAGCGTGCTTGGGAGAAGCCCAGGAACAACTAGGCATGGCAGATAGGCTTCTTGAGAAGCCAAACaacattaaagaaaaagtttTCCAATCtcttgggccccacaaggagggaaaacccaacaaatctccccctcccgacTTATGGGGACGACTCCACCAATCCGGCCAAAACTCTACACTTCACATGTTTGTCCCTTGACaatgctttagtcatcatatccgaaccattatcatcagtgtgaatttTATCAAGCTGcaataatttcttatccaacacatcccgaatccaatgatatctaacatcaatatgttttgactttgaatggaagatagaattcttactcaaatgaattgcactttggttatcacaataaagaacatacctttcttgCTCCATGCCCAACTCTTTTAAGAATCTTTCAACCAAAGTAATTCTTTGCAAGCTTTCGTAATGGCAATAAACTCGGCTTCCGTAGTAGATAAAGCAACACATTTCTGTAATTTAGATTGCCATACCACAGCTCCCCTtacaaaagtcatcaaataacccgaagtggattttctagaatcaacatcactGGCCATGTCGGCATCCGTGAATCCATGGAGTGTAGATTTACCATTTCCCAAGCACAAGCATGCCTTtttgaagtgcctctaaggtatcggagaatccattttacgctaaccaatgctcctttctCTAGATAGAGAGAAACGAAAACTAACAACTCCAACAGCCCATAAGATTAAATCCGGTCTGTGCATACCATTTGCATACATGTTAAGGAACCAACGGCTGAAGCAATaagaattttcttcatctcttccttgtctttTTCCACTTGAAGGGACTTTTGttttgaataaacttaaagtggACTAGCAAGTCGGGACAATCACGAGtttttgctttatccatattgaacttcTAAGCACTTTCATGTActtcttgagacaaccaaattttcccttttttcaCGATCACGAACAATTTCATGTCaagatttagaatttgttttgctagtcccaagtctttcatagcaaaaaAAGACTGCTCAACTTCAACTTCAATTTGTCATCTTGGAGAAGTCCTTTGTCCTACAAtgacatatcatcaacatagaatAAGAGAGGCAATAATATAAGAAGTACCATccgaaaattttttcacaaacacacaaaCATCCTCCGAAGAGGTGGGTTTTTGTAAGTAACCTGATCAATCATGATTTGTTATTTGAAAGAATAAACTTTCTCTGACCAATGTCGTGGCTGCTTGCTTCAACCAatttataaaacttttctttaatttgcaaactaAAATTATCTACCCTTTTGTTCGAAGCCTTTTCCGGTTGTTCCATCTTGTAAATGTCATTTTCcaaagtcaccatgtaagaaagcggtTTTTCACATTAGTTGCTAACTTCTAAAATGTCAAAGTATGCGTTCATGCCAAGAACAAACGAAGCatagatgacatctttacaacGGTTGAGAATAATTTCTCAAAAAGTCAATTCCTTTTTCTACCAAAAGCCTTTTACACAAGCCTAACCTGTACCGAAGATTTTCTTTCCATCATTTTCAGTCCTCTCTAAACacccattttatttttcaaaaataactttttcttTTCCCAAGAGGGAAGGTAACCCAACTCATAAGTTTGTGATTGTCAAAAAAATTTTTATGGAATTCATTTTCCTCTTTGGCTAGCCTTCATCCATTCAAACTTTATTTTAGGTTTCATGGGGCTTTCTTGATAGCTTCGGGGTTTCCCTTGATCCGTAGAGTAACATAGTCACTTGATGGGATATTAGATGAAGGTCTTGGCTCTCTCTTGAAAGATCTTCTCAATtgagcttgctcttgaacttgttgctccccctcattttcatcttcaccATCTTAGgaatttccatttcatttccaaaCATCTTCAAAGAAAATGTGGAAAGAACCATCTTCAAATATTTCCATTCATTTGTGCCAAAAGGTGTGTGGAGAAGGGTTAAATTTAGGTCTAAGTCAACAAACCTCATTCCCTATAGATTGTGGGTTGCGCAAAAGTGTGCCAAAATTCTTTTTAATctgttttgattttcaaaaaaaatacaaCATATCGGGGCTTTTCTCCAATTTTTTGGTCACTGGATATTAACAATTTATATCCAAATTCCTCATGCCATAGccaagaaaaaaaataacttgCATGTCTTGTCATCAACGTTTTTCGAATCTATTCCATTCGTTTGATTGTGAACAAATGCATGGACAAcccaaacactttcaagtgatcataacGTGTGACATCCTTACCCCAAACTTTTTTCTCGAACAATCCTCAAATAAAGGTACAAAATATAAGTGAACCACCATTGAGATTTTCATTTCAAAGGGGGAGGACCCACATACATCTGATGTATCAAAACTAaaaacattagattttttagtaacaaaaaACATTGCACGGAAAAAGGAGCTCTTATGTTGCTTGCAGGCCCAAAACAATGAACCAAGGAAGCTTCTTTTGAACAAAACTGCATTCATTTTCACTCATTTGGGGCCTAAGGCATTATGCACAAACGGTTGTTGGAAGAGTGACTTTCAATGCATCACAACACATTACAATTtattttaccttgcatcatattAATAAAAGGTACCAATTTTCTTGCCCTTTAGCCCACACGAAATTGCCCCTTGTGGGAGCTTCATTTTCAATTACCAAAAATGGTTGTCAAAACCTTCATTATCAGCTGCCTTTACGGTTTTAGAATATCAAATTTAGTAAAATTATCGAGCACATGTTCtcaccatctttctttaagcACTAACTTACATCCAAGGATTTGTTTGCCAAAACAAACATATTCAATGCCAAACAATTGTAACAaaaaccttcatttcccatccgaacaactccataatttcctttggaataCCGAAGTGAAAAATTCCCTAGAGAGGGATATGGAAGACGCCACCGGAAACCGGAATCAATAACCACTCAGTCTCTGACTTGTCAAATTTAAATGCAAAATTATCACAAAAAACCATGAGATTCACCATCAGATGCAACTTGAAGTGTGTTGTCTTAatgctttttctcaaaatttttctctttgttttgctccttaATTTCCAATTTCTACACTTCTCAacttcatatgccccttttttACGACAAAATAGTGGCATCAATATCTTTTTTCGAACTGGTGAGCTGGAATGGGGAA
This Malania oleifera isolate guangnan ecotype guangnan chromosome 11, ASM2987363v1, whole genome shotgun sequence DNA region includes the following protein-coding sequences:
- the LOC131167667 gene encoding protein POLYCHOME-like codes for the protein MAFCPRSPSVGRENLPARSSRRGGVYWTSVLPSWYPRTPLRDITAIVRAIERRRAHQGEMEDQKIESPTPQCQNILGSSALISSPHLKNNISMISPCPSAGMKLGTPSICKIPKTLVSVMGQTAEASDFLTPQKEFLNSIDTVGKLVMEELQELERTPSAKKADKEKRMRTLMSMR